The candidate division KSB1 bacterium DNA window GGCCGCGGCAAGCCGTGGGATTGCAAAGATGTGTGATCGCCAAACCAGCGGAGGAATGCCATGTCCAGTCTTCACTCATACGGCTGTCACCCCGGGCGCCGCTCGCTTGCGGTGCTGCTCTTTGCCATGCTCTGGCCGGTGCTCGCTTTCTCCCAGAATCATTTTCAGTACCGCGATCAAACCGAAGACAACTATGTCATCGTCGTGCAAAGCGCCACGATCAACGGTGAGGCGTTGGCGGTCGGCGATGAGATCGGGGTGTTCACGCCCGCTGGCATTTGTGTCGGCGCGACGGTGGTGGCCGGGCCATCCAATCAAACCCTGACGGCCTGGGAGGATGACAGCTTCACGCCGGAAGTCGACGGCTATCGCAACGGCGAAGCCATGTCGTTTCGGGTGTGGAAGGCCACCAGCGAAATCGAAGTCCCGATGCCGGCCGCCTATTTGCTCGGGGACGGCACCTTTGGCAATGGCGCGTATGCACTGGTGGTATTGAGCCGGGAGTTCAACTTCCCGCCGCGTCTGCGTCTCGCTGCCGGATACCGCTTCGCGGAAGACACCAATTTCGAGTTGTCTCTTGATGAGGTGGTGACGGATGAAAATGATCCGGACAACAATCTGACGTGGAATCTGCAGGCAGGCCCCAACCTCACCGTGACGCTTTTGCCCGGCAATCTCGCCCGCTTTTCACCGCCCACCGACTGGTCCGGCACGGAGCAGGTCACATTTGTGGTTTCTGATCCCCGGGCGGCAAGCGACACGGCACACGTTCTGCTCGAAGTCTTCCCCGTCAATGATTTGCCGCAACTGCAACTGCCGGCAGTCCTCACCATCAATGAAGATGATACCACCCAGGTGCTCAACCTCGATGACTATGTTTCCGACGTGGAGAGCGCGGACGCGCAAATAAGCTGGCAGGTCCGGGATGACGTCCACCTCAAAACCTCCTACAATGCGGCGCAGCGCCGCTTGCGGCTGCGGCCAGTGCCGGATTTCTTCGGCACCGGTCATCTGCGCCTGACCGCCATCGACGCCGACAGCGGTACGACAGAAGGGATCTTGAACGTCACAGTCGCCCCCGTGCCCGATGCGCCCACCCCGGCCATCCTGCTCGCACCCACACGGGGCAGCCGGGTGGACACGCTCAACGTCAGACTGCTGTGGCGTGCCTCGCGTGACGCCGATGGCGATGCCATCACCTATGTCGCGGTCTACGGCACCTCGCGCACCCTCACCACCCAGGCGTTTCGCTCACCCTCCCTGTCGGACACCAGCTTCACCATCACCGCCGGCTCGCTGAAGCGCAACAATCTCTACTACTGGCGCGTGGAAACAACCTCGGCGGACACCACGGTGTTCAGCGCGATCGACAGTTTCTCCACCGCCACCACCGCGATCGAGGAAAAGAATGAGCTGCCGCGCGTTTTCAGTCTGGAGCAAAATTATCCCAATCCCTTTTCCGTGAACGGCAGCGGCATAGCCAGCCAAACCAGCATCCGCCTGCACCTGCCGCAAACCGCGCAGATTGTGCTGACGATCTACAACACCATCGGCCAGAAAATTCGCACGCTGGTGCAGGGTGAGCTGGCTGCCGGACGGCACGAAGTTTTTTGGGACGGCCGGGATCAGGCCGGGCGGCTGGTGGGCAGCGGCATCTACTGGTTGCGGCTGGAGTCCGAAAAATTCCGCGCCACCAGGAAAATGCTGGTGGTGCCATGAACATTTTGATACCGGAATCGTCCTCGAGTGTGACCTGTTTTTTTCCGGCACCCGAGCACGATGCCCGGCATACTTCATGATCACACCGCAGAACAGCAGGCGCGCGCCTGCTCTCACCACGGCCCCGGCCGCTGCAGATGGCCCTCCGCCTCCGGCCGGCCAGCCCGGCGCCGCCCGCGGCGTGATCATCGCGCTTCTGCTCCTGCTCTTTCTCGGCCTGCTTGATGTCCAAATTCTCTCCCCGATTTTGCCGGGGCTGGCAGTGAGTTTTCAGACCACGATTGCCGCCATGGGCATCGCGGTCACGGTTTATGCGGCAGCGGCCTCGGCTTGCGCGCTGGTCATCGGGCCGCTCAGCGATTATTTTGGCCGTTTGCCCTTCCTGCGCTGGGCCGCGCTGCTTTTCACCCTGGCCGCCGCAGGCGCCTGGCTGGCGCCCGCTTTTCCATTTTACCTGGCCGCGCGTCTGCTTGCCGGCCTGGCTGGCGGTGTAATTTCCGCAGCCGTCATCGCCCAAATGGCCGACTCTTTTCCCTACGAATCCCGTGGCCGCGCGATGGGCTGGATTGGTGCAATGTATTTTGCCGCGGCGGTGGTCGGTGTGCCCGCAGGCGCCCTGCTCGCCGGCAGTTGGGGATGGC harbors:
- a CDS encoding Ig-like domain-containing protein, which produces MSSLHSYGCHPGRRSLAVLLFAMLWPVLAFSQNHFQYRDQTEDNYVIVVQSATINGEALAVGDEIGVFTPAGICVGATVVAGPSNQTLTAWEDDSFTPEVDGYRNGEAMSFRVWKATSEIEVPMPAAYLLGDGTFGNGAYALVVLSREFNFPPRLRLAAGYRFAEDTNFELSLDEVVTDENDPDNNLTWNLQAGPNLTVTLLPGNLARFSPPTDWSGTEQVTFVVSDPRAASDTAHVLLEVFPVNDLPQLQLPAVLTINEDDTTQVLNLDDYVSDVESADAQISWQVRDDVHLKTSYNAAQRRLRLRPVPDFFGTGHLRLTAIDADSGTTEGILNVTVAPVPDAPTPAILLAPTRGSRVDTLNVRLLWRASRDADGDAITYVAVYGTSRTLTTQAFRSPSLSDTSFTITAGSLKRNNLYYWRVETTSADTTVFSAIDSFSTATTAIEEKNELPRVFSLEQNYPNPFSVNGSGIASQTSIRLHLPQTAQIVLTIYNTIGQKIRTLVQGELAAGRHEVFWDGRDQAGRLVGSGIYWLRLESEKFRATRKMLVVP